The following proteins are encoded in a genomic region of Streptomyces gobiensis:
- a CDS encoding glycosyltransferase family 2 protein produces the protein MNKARTQQGNLVLPCLDEAAALPWVLARIPDGWSAIVVDNGSTDGSAELARQLGARVVHEPHRGFGAACHTGLLAADAELIAFCDCDGSLDPDAAQRIAGPVREGTADLVLARRRPTGRGAWPLHARAGNLALSRMMRRRTGVRLHDLGPLRVARREELLGLGLTDRRSGYPLEMVVRAADAGWRIRETWVAYRPRAGRSKVTGTWRGTWQAVRDMRAVLR, from the coding sequence ATGAACAAAGCCCGAACGCAGCAAGGGAATCTGGTGCTGCCCTGCCTTGACGAGGCCGCGGCGCTGCCCTGGGTGCTGGCGCGGATCCCCGACGGCTGGAGCGCCATTGTCGTCGACAACGGCTCCACGGACGGCTCAGCGGAGCTCGCCCGTCAGCTGGGGGCCCGGGTGGTGCACGAGCCGCACCGTGGCTTCGGAGCCGCCTGCCATACCGGGCTGCTCGCCGCCGACGCGGAACTCATCGCCTTCTGCGACTGCGACGGATCGCTGGACCCGGACGCCGCGCAGCGGATCGCCGGTCCCGTCCGGGAGGGCACGGCAGACCTCGTACTGGCGCGCCGCCGCCCGACCGGTCGCGGGGCCTGGCCGCTGCACGCACGGGCCGGAAATCTGGCCCTGTCCCGGATGATGCGGCGGCGCACCGGAGTTCGGCTGCATGACCTGGGGCCACTGCGGGTGGCGCGCCGTGAGGAGCTGCTCGGTCTGGGCTTGACGGACCGGCGCAGCGGCTACCCACTGGAGATGGTGGTGCGCGCGGCCGACGCGGGCTGGCGCATTCGTGAGACCTGGGTCGCCTACCGGCCGCGTGCCGGCCGCTCCAAGGTGACCGGCACCTGGCGTGGCACCTGGCAGGCGGTGCGGGACATGCGGGCGGTGCTGCGGTGA
- a CDS encoding TIGR04282 family arsenosugar biosynthesis glycosyltransferase gives MTPSGPTTALVIAKEPVPGRVKTRLTPPFTPQEAARLAAAALADTLAVVAALPVRRRILVLCGQPGPWLPAGFEVVPQCAGGLDARIAGAFALCDGPALLVGMDTPQLTAGLLAPALAPDGWERRDAWFGPAVDGGFWALGLAAPDPGLVRGVPMSSVRTGAVQRQRLIDAGLTVGELPTLRDVDTATDAAAVAARTRGRFADVYAGMRRAGAR, from the coding sequence ATGACGCCGAGCGGGCCCACCACAGCCCTGGTGATCGCCAAAGAACCGGTGCCCGGTCGCGTCAAGACCCGGCTCACCCCGCCCTTTACACCCCAGGAAGCGGCCCGGCTGGCGGCGGCCGCGCTCGCCGACACCCTCGCCGTGGTGGCAGCACTGCCCGTACGCAGAAGGATCCTGGTGCTCTGTGGCCAGCCCGGACCGTGGCTGCCCGCGGGCTTCGAGGTGGTGCCGCAGTGCGCGGGCGGACTGGACGCGCGCATCGCGGGGGCCTTCGCGCTGTGCGACGGGCCCGCGCTGCTGGTCGGTATGGACACCCCGCAGCTGACCGCCGGACTGCTGGCGCCGGCCCTCGCACCGGACGGCTGGGAGCGCCGCGACGCGTGGTTCGGTCCGGCCGTCGACGGCGGCTTCTGGGCGCTCGGACTGGCCGCGCCCGACCCGGGGCTGGTACGCGGGGTGCCGATGTCCAGTGTGCGTACGGGAGCGGTGCAGCGGCAGCGGCTCATCGATGCCGGGCTGACCGTAGGCGAGTTGCCGACGCTCCGGGATGTGGACACCGCGACGGACGCGGCCGCCGTCGCCGCCCGGACGCGGGGGCGCTTCGCCGACGTCTACGCCGGAATGCGGCGAGCGGGGGCGAGATGA
- a CDS encoding class I SAM-dependent methyltransferase, whose protein sequence is MTTTSPPSADRLPWHTDPYADALRAGRGPLFLRRPDGWLLPLEVERWCAGADAADMSVLRRCTGSVLDIGCGPGRLVSALTRLGRPALGIDTAPVAVRYARRLGGAALCRSVFEPLPGEGCWSTALLLDGNIGIGGDPDTLLARMDELLDPAGVLLAEAAPTEVEERVEVRLDDGNGGCGPFFPWARIGRAALRKRARAAGWRVIEEWTYDERPFLLLRRVTTP, encoded by the coding sequence ATGACGACCACCTCGCCACCGTCAGCGGACCGGCTCCCCTGGCATACGGACCCCTACGCGGACGCACTGCGGGCCGGGCGTGGTCCGCTCTTTCTGCGCCGCCCGGACGGCTGGCTGCTGCCGCTTGAGGTGGAACGCTGGTGCGCGGGCGCCGACGCGGCTGATATGTCCGTGCTGCGCCGCTGCACCGGTTCCGTGCTGGACATCGGCTGCGGTCCGGGCCGTCTGGTCTCCGCTCTGACCCGGCTCGGCCGTCCGGCGCTGGGCATCGACACCGCGCCCGTCGCGGTCCGCTACGCACGGCGGCTCGGTGGCGCGGCGCTGTGCCGTTCCGTCTTTGAGCCGCTGCCGGGCGAGGGCTGCTGGTCCACCGCGCTGCTGCTGGACGGCAACATCGGTATCGGTGGCGACCCGGACACCTTGCTGGCGCGGATGGACGAACTCCTCGACCCCGCCGGTGTTCTGCTGGCCGAGGCCGCACCGACGGAGGTGGAGGAGCGGGTTGAGGTGCGGCTGGACGATGGCAACGGCGGCTGCGGACCGTTCTTTCCCTGGGCACGCATCGGCCGAGCGGCGCTGCGCAAGCGGGCACGGGCGGCCGGGTGGCGGGTCATCGAGGAGTGGACGTACGACGAGCGGCCCTTTCTCCTGCTGCGCAGGGTCACCACCCCGTGA
- a CDS encoding ABC transporter substrate-binding protein: MTARTGRRAAALAAAGAVLAGAAACSAPSGGDGNGKGTDSLVVGIAQEPDTLSPLLGYGKDGNSKIFDGLLRHDAAMKLQPALARELPEVSDDGKTYTYTLRDGVRFSDGKPFTAADVVFTYETILDSKTNNPSRGELDALKSVTAKGKDTVVFTLKYPYAAFAERTVLPIASRAVAGKQDINTGAYNTKPIGTGPYTLTNWSKGEKLTFQANPRYWGGEPEVKKFTMAVIKDDDVRATRLRTGDLDGAILPPNLARTFGRDSGKKTLNAKTNDFRGVTLPTENKVTGDKAIRRALDIAVNRTAMVDKILDGAGQAAYGPVPTDSPWFAKGTERPYDLDAARKILDDAGWKPGKNGVRVKDGQQAGFTLFYPSGDKLRQEHALAFASDAKQAGIKVTVNSASWEIIEPAMKHDAVLAGGGNPADPDFDLYNLLHSSLAGDGFNNMARYANKAVDQQLEQARRTNTGSERKAAYDTVQKELRDDPGYVFLTHVDHVYVMNDSWKNVTTQVEPHDHGLGAGPWWNVEDWQRKK; this comes from the coding sequence ATGACGGCCCGGACAGGACGGAGGGCGGCCGCCCTGGCGGCAGCAGGCGCGGTGCTGGCAGGCGCGGCCGCCTGCTCCGCCCCCTCCGGCGGCGACGGGAACGGCAAGGGCACCGATTCTCTCGTCGTCGGGATCGCCCAGGAACCGGACACCCTCAGCCCGCTCCTCGGCTACGGCAAGGACGGCAACTCCAAGATCTTCGACGGTCTGCTCCGGCATGACGCCGCGATGAAGCTCCAGCCTGCCCTCGCCAGGGAGCTCCCCGAGGTCAGCGACGACGGCAAGACCTACACCTACACGCTGCGCGACGGTGTGCGGTTCAGCGACGGCAAGCCGTTCACCGCTGCCGATGTGGTCTTCACCTACGAGACCATCCTCGACAGCAAGACCAACAACCCCAGCCGAGGTGAGCTCGACGCGCTCAAGAGCGTGACCGCCAAGGGCAAGGACACGGTCGTCTTCACCCTCAAGTACCCCTACGCCGCCTTCGCCGAGCGCACCGTGCTGCCCATCGCCTCCCGGGCGGTCGCGGGCAAGCAGGACATCAACACCGGGGCGTACAACACCAAGCCCATCGGCACCGGCCCGTACACCCTCACCAACTGGAGCAAGGGCGAAAAGCTCACCTTTCAGGCCAACCCCCGCTACTGGGGCGGCGAGCCCGAGGTGAAGAAGTTCACCATGGCGGTCATCAAGGATGACGATGTCCGCGCCACCCGGCTGCGCACCGGCGATCTCGACGGCGCCATCCTGCCGCCCAACCTCGCCAGGACCTTCGGCCGCGACAGCGGCAAGAAGACCCTGAACGCCAAGACCAACGACTTCCGTGGCGTCACCCTGCCCACCGAGAACAAGGTCACCGGCGACAAGGCCATCCGCCGTGCCCTGGACATCGCCGTGAACCGTACGGCGATGGTGGACAAGATCCTGGACGGCGCGGGTCAGGCCGCCTACGGCCCCGTCCCCACCGACAGCCCCTGGTTCGCCAAGGGCACCGAGCGCCCGTACGACCTTGACGCGGCCCGGAAGATCCTCGATGACGCGGGGTGGAAGCCCGGCAAGAACGGCGTCCGCGTCAAGGACGGGCAGCAGGCCGGCTTCACCCTCTTCTACCCCTCCGGTGACAAGCTCCGCCAGGAGCACGCCCTCGCCTTCGCGTCGGACGCCAAGCAGGCGGGCATCAAGGTCACGGTCAACTCCGCTTCCTGGGAGATCATTGAGCCCGCGATGAAGCACGACGCGGTCCTCGCGGGCGGCGGCAACCCGGCCGACCCCGACTTCGACCTCTACAACCTGCTGCACTCCTCCCTCGCGGGCGACGGCTTCAACAACATGGCCCGCTACGCCAACAAGGCCGTCGACCAGCAGCTGGAACAGGCACGCCGGACCAACACCGGAAGCGAGCGCAAGGCCGCCTACGACACCGTGCAGAAGGAGCTGCGGGACGACCCGGGCTATGTCTTCCTCACCCACGTTGACCACGTCTATGTCATGAACGACAGCTGGAAGAACGTCACCACCCAGGTCGAGCCGCATGACCACGGCCTCGGCGCCGGTCCCTGGTGGAACGTAGAGGACTGGCAGCGCAAGAAGTGA
- a CDS encoding ABC transporter permease, whose amino-acid sequence MARLTGRRLLAAVPVLAAVTFGVFAVAAASPFDPVRQYAGTAGLTASQQTLDQLRDNLGVGGSFAGRWWRWLTAALTGDLGDSASLRQPVAQVIAERIGWSVLLCAVAFTVAVLLGTLLGVAAARRQGGLLDRCVTSVAYALEAAPPFWLGLLAIWLFALHLGVLPAGGLSDTGSDTVTAGSLIEHLTLPAAVLALSQLPWFVLYVRQGVGDALHEDPVRGARSRGLSERTVLLGHALRSGLLPVLTLIGSRVPELITGALLVETVFSWPGIASATVQAATATDFPLLAALTVLATLAVLAGNLLADLLYGLADPRVALEEM is encoded by the coding sequence ATGGCCCGGCTCACCGGTCGACGGCTGCTCGCCGCCGTCCCGGTGCTGGCCGCCGTGACCTTCGGGGTCTTCGCGGTGGCCGCCGCCTCACCCTTCGACCCGGTACGGCAGTACGCGGGCACGGCAGGACTCACCGCCTCTCAGCAGACCCTCGACCAGCTGCGGGACAACCTCGGCGTGGGCGGCTCCTTCGCCGGACGGTGGTGGCGCTGGCTCACCGCGGCGCTGACCGGCGACCTCGGTGACTCCGCGTCGCTGCGGCAGCCGGTCGCCCAGGTCATCGCCGAGCGCATCGGCTGGTCCGTGCTGCTGTGCGCGGTCGCCTTCACGGTCGCCGTACTGCTCGGCACTTTGCTTGGCGTAGCCGCCGCCCGGCGCCAGGGCGGGCTGCTCGACCGCTGTGTCACATCCGTCGCCTACGCGCTGGAGGCAGCACCGCCCTTCTGGCTGGGCCTCCTGGCGATCTGGCTCTTCGCGCTGCACCTCGGTGTGCTGCCAGCGGGCGGACTCAGCGACACCGGGAGCGATACGGTCACGGCGGGATCCCTCATCGAGCACCTCACGCTGCCCGCCGCCGTGCTCGCCCTCTCCCAGCTGCCGTGGTTCGTGCTCTACGTACGGCAAGGCGTCGGCGACGCACTGCACGAGGACCCCGTACGCGGAGCCCGTTCGCGCGGGCTCAGCGAACGAACCGTACTCCTCGGGCACGCCCTGCGTTCCGGGCTGCTGCCCGTGCTCACCCTGATCGGCTCCCGGGTCCCGGAACTGATCACCGGTGCGCTGCTGGTGGAGACCGTCTTCTCCTGGCCCGGCATCGCCTCGGCCACCGTCCAGGCCGCCACCGCCACCGACTTCCCGCTGCTCGCGGCGCTCACCGTGCTCGCCACCCTGGCGGTACTCGCCGGGAACCTCCTGGCGGACCTGCTCTACGGACTGGCCGACCCCAGGGTCGCCCTGGAGGAGATGTGA
- a CDS encoding ABC transporter permease: MSPPRRSYRTLRVRTSAVLVAAVVLAVLLVPPLFPLDQQAVDLSAKLEPPSWAHPFGTDDVGRDLLLRCLYGLRVSLLVGLVAALVATVIGVTTGALAGALGGRADRVIMRVVDVFASVPHLLLGIFIVAMFRPGVWPVVISVGLTHWLSTARIVRAEVLSLRSRPYVDAAISGGASRWGVGVRHLLPGVLPQAGLAAVLMVPHAIWHESALSFLGLGIPAHQASLGTMTQAARGSLLAGDWWPTLFPGLFIIIPTLAIAGLAGAWRERINPRRRSELML, encoded by the coding sequence GTGAGCCCGCCCCGCCGCTCCTACCGCACCCTGCGGGTACGTACCTCCGCCGTGCTGGTCGCCGCTGTCGTACTGGCCGTGCTGCTCGTACCACCCCTGTTCCCGCTCGACCAGCAGGCCGTGGACCTCAGCGCCAAGCTGGAACCGCCCTCTTGGGCGCACCCCTTCGGTACCGATGACGTGGGCCGCGACCTGCTGCTGCGCTGCCTCTACGGACTGCGTGTCTCGCTGCTCGTCGGACTGGTGGCCGCGCTGGTCGCCACCGTCATCGGCGTCACCACCGGCGCACTGGCCGGAGCACTGGGCGGCCGGGCTGACCGGGTCATCATGCGCGTCGTGGATGTCTTCGCCTCCGTGCCGCATCTGCTGCTCGGCATCTTCATCGTGGCGATGTTCCGTCCCGGCGTCTGGCCGGTGGTGATCTCGGTGGGACTGACGCACTGGCTGTCCACGGCCCGTATCGTCCGCGCCGAAGTGCTCTCGCTGCGCTCACGCCCCTATGTCGACGCGGCCATCTCCGGCGGTGCCTCGCGCTGGGGGGTCGGTGTCCGCCATCTGCTGCCCGGCGTACTGCCCCAGGCCGGTCTCGCGGCCGTGCTGATGGTGCCGCACGCCATCTGGCATGAGTCCGCGCTGTCCTTTCTCGGCCTGGGCATCCCCGCCCACCAGGCCAGCCTGGGCACCATGACCCAGGCCGCCCGGGGCTCACTGCTGGCGGGCGACTGGTGGCCGACGCTCTTCCCCGGCCTGTTCATCATCATTCCGACCCTCGCCATCGCCGGACTGGCCGGTGCCTGGCGGGAACGCATCAACCCACGCCGCCGATCGGAGCTGATGCTCTGA
- a CDS encoding ABC transporter ATP-binding protein, producing MDTLLSVQNLSVRFRMRGGRHIAAVSEVSFDIAPGECLALVGESGCGKSVLAAALLGLLPDNARTSGAAHLDGLDLLTADEATLARTIRGRRVGLVPQSPAAHLTPVRTVRSQLREAIRELTGTPRRRLAEATVAAAARAAFPAGHLDRHPHELSGGLAQRAATALALVGDAPLLIADEPTTGLDRDLVDRTVDELRRHADDGRGLLVITHDLAAAERIADRVAVMYAGRIVELAEARAFFGEPGPRHPYAHGLLNALPERAFTPIPGMPPELGALPEGCAFAPRCERATEACAVLPDMPTGTEGTACWFSLRPLERVHA from the coding sequence ATGGACACCCTGCTGTCCGTACAGAATCTGTCCGTACGCTTCCGGATGCGCGGTGGCCGGCACATCGCCGCCGTCTCCGAGGTCTCCTTCGACATCGCACCGGGGGAGTGCCTGGCCCTGGTCGGCGAGAGCGGCTGCGGCAAGTCCGTCCTGGCCGCGGCCCTTCTTGGCCTGCTGCCGGACAACGCCCGGACATCTGGCGCGGCTCACCTTGACGGTCTGGACCTGCTGACCGCCGATGAGGCCACCTTGGCCCGTACGATCCGGGGCCGCCGCGTCGGGCTGGTACCGCAGAGCCCGGCGGCACACCTCACGCCTGTGCGGACCGTACGGTCCCAACTGCGGGAAGCCATCCGGGAGCTGACCGGCACACCCCGTCGGCGACTGGCGGAGGCGACCGTCGCTGCCGCCGCCCGTGCCGCCTTCCCGGCCGGTCATCTCGACCGTCACCCGCATGAACTCTCCGGCGGTCTCGCCCAGCGCGCCGCCACCGCGCTGGCCCTGGTCGGTGACGCGCCACTGCTCATCGCGGACGAACCGACCACCGGGTTGGACCGCGATCTTGTCGACCGTACCGTCGACGAGCTGCGCCGCCATGCCGACGACGGCCGAGGACTGCTGGTCATCACCCACGACCTGGCCGCGGCCGAGCGGATCGCCGACCGGGTCGCCGTGATGTACGCGGGCCGTATCGTCGAACTCGCCGAGGCCAGAGCCTTCTTCGGTGAGCCAGGCCCGCGCCACCCCTACGCCCATGGTCTGCTGAACGCGCTGCCCGAACGGGCCTTCACCCCCATCCCCGGGATGCCGCCCGAACTGGGTGCCCTGCCCGAGGGCTGCGCCTTCGCCCCGCGCTGCGAACGGGCCACCGAGGCCTGCGCGGTGCTCCCCGACATGCCCACCGGGACCGAGGGCACGGCCTGCTGGTTCTCCCTGAGACCCCTGGAGCGCGTCCATGCTTGA
- a CDS encoding ABC transporter ATP-binding protein: MLELRGITAGYERRAPVVRDISLTVAEGEAVGLLGPSGCGKSTLARVAALLHRPYRGSVLLGGEPVTGFRHRAPRARRTAIGVVFQQPRLSADPRLRLADLIAEPLRATGRTEQVPERVDELARAAGLGGDLLTRRPHEVSDGQLQRACVARALVLGPQLLICDEMTAMLDASTTAALVGVVEEYRKKRGAALLAIGHDRVLLERWCDRVERYPADQA, from the coding sequence ATGCTTGAGCTGCGCGGCATCACCGCCGGATATGAGCGCCGCGCGCCCGTCGTCCGCGATATCTCCCTGACCGTCGCTGAGGGAGAGGCCGTCGGTCTGCTCGGCCCCAGCGGCTGCGGCAAGTCCACCCTCGCCAGGGTCGCCGCCCTGCTCCACCGCCCGTACCGGGGAAGCGTGCTGCTCGGCGGCGAGCCGGTCACCGGCTTCAGACACCGTGCGCCACGTGCCCGGCGCACCGCCATCGGCGTCGTCTTCCAACAGCCCCGGCTCTCCGCCGACCCCCGTCTGCGGCTGGCCGATCTCATCGCCGAGCCACTACGCGCCACCGGGCGCACCGAGCAGGTGCCCGAGCGGGTGGACGAACTCGCCCGGGCCGCCGGCCTCGGCGGCGATCTGCTCACCCGCCGCCCGCACGAGGTCAGCGACGGTCAGCTGCAACGCGCCTGCGTGGCCCGCGCCCTGGTGCTGGGTCCCCAGCTGCTCATCTGCGATGAGATGACCGCCATGCTGGATGCCTCAACCACCGCCGCGCTGGTTGGCGTTGTCGAGGAGTACCGGAAGAAGCGCGGGGCCGCGCTGCTCGCGATCGGCCATGACCGCGTCCTCCTGGAACGCTGGTGCGACCGCGTGGAACGGTATCCCGCGGATCAGGCCTGA
- a CDS encoding nuclear transport factor 2 family protein, with product MITENRLSHPAVRTFVSALNAGDRESFLAVLTDDASMSDDGAERDLHEWTDREIFSAEGHMEVESESDDGLSLVARFRNSTWGEMHTTWRFTVDGERISRFETGQA from the coding sequence ATGATTACTGAGAACCGGCTGTCACACCCTGCCGTGCGCACCTTTGTCTCCGCGCTCAACGCGGGCGACCGCGAGAGTTTCCTGGCCGTGCTGACGGACGACGCGTCCATGTCCGACGACGGCGCTGAGCGGGATCTGCACGAGTGGACCGACCGGGAGATCTTCTCCGCCGAGGGGCATATGGAGGTGGAGTCCGAGTCGGACGACGGGCTGTCCCTGGTGGCCCGCTTCCGCAACAGCACCTGGGGTGAAATGCACACCACGTGGCGCTTCACTGTCGACGGTGAGAGGATCAGCCGTTTTGAGACCGGTCAGGCCTGA
- a CDS encoding sensor histidine kinase produces MIRPRLAFPRLAFPRPAFPRLEPIRRSRRDWVVDISLFVLAAVFSVITAVDIVRDPELSRGALVADQIMGALACCALFLRRRWPVALALVLVPVGLFSHYVAGPYLVALFTVAVHRPPRTVALVAGIAFVPVLIGSLIRPDPELPVLVDALLGLLLVGTAIGWGMFVRSRRQLRASLIEQAQRATRETIAREMHDVLAHRLSLLSLHAGALEYHAHAPAQEIQRAAGVVRQSAHEALEELRDIIGVLRAEPGAGNDSRPQPTLADLPRLIEESERAGVRVRLEKRLAQPDQVPETTGRTVYRIVQEGLTNIRKHAPGAEATVTVDGRPGEWLTADVSNSLASGPGEAIPGAGQGLVGLTERVSLAGGRLEHGRIGDTFRLYAWLPWRP; encoded by the coding sequence ATGATCCGTCCCCGTCTGGCGTTCCCCCGTCTGGCGTTCCCCCGTCCGGCGTTCCCCCGGCTGGAGCCCATCCGGCGCAGCCGGCGCGACTGGGTCGTCGACATCAGCCTCTTCGTCCTGGCCGCGGTCTTCAGCGTGATCACCGCTGTGGACATCGTCCGCGACCCGGAGCTCTCGCGCGGTGCTCTGGTCGCCGACCAGATCATGGGCGCCCTCGCCTGCTGCGCGCTCTTTCTGCGCCGACGCTGGCCGGTCGCGCTGGCCCTCGTGCTGGTGCCGGTGGGGCTGTTCTCGCACTATGTGGCAGGGCCCTATCTGGTCGCACTCTTCACCGTCGCCGTGCACCGGCCGCCGCGCACCGTGGCGCTGGTCGCGGGCATCGCCTTCGTTCCCGTCCTGATCGGCTCGCTGATTCGCCCGGACCCTGAACTGCCCGTGCTGGTCGATGCCCTTCTCGGGCTGTTGCTGGTCGGTACCGCGATCGGCTGGGGCATGTTCGTACGCTCGCGCCGCCAGCTGCGCGCCTCGCTCATCGAGCAGGCCCAGCGCGCCACCCGGGAAACGATCGCCCGCGAGATGCACGATGTGCTCGCCCATCGGCTCTCCCTGCTCAGCCTGCACGCGGGCGCCCTGGAGTATCACGCTCACGCGCCGGCGCAAGAGATCCAGCGCGCCGCCGGGGTGGTGCGGCAGAGCGCGCATGAGGCGCTGGAGGAGCTGCGGGACATCATCGGGGTGCTGCGAGCGGAGCCGGGGGCCGGCAACGACAGCCGTCCCCAGCCCACCCTGGCCGATCTGCCCCGGCTGATCGAGGAGTCCGAGCGGGCCGGCGTACGGGTCAGGCTGGAGAAGCGGCTCGCCCAGCCTGACCAGGTGCCCGAGACGACCGGGCGCACCGTCTACCGGATTGTCCAGGAGGGGCTCACCAACATCCGTAAGCACGCACCCGGCGCTGAGGCCACCGTGACCGTCGACGGCAGACCGGGCGAGTGGCTGACCGCGGACGTCAGCAATTCGCTGGCCAGCGGCCCTGGCGAAGCGATTCCGGGCGCAGGCCAGGGACTTGTCGGCCTCACCGAACGGGTCAGCCTCGCGGGCGGACGCCTGGAGCATGGCCGGATCGGTGACACCTTCCGGCTGTACGCCTGGCTACCGTGGCGGCCATGA
- a CDS encoding response regulator, with translation MTIRVLLVDDDPLVRAGLRLMLSAAADIEIAGEASDGTEVLPLVEELAPQVVLMDIRMPAMDGLTATETLRARPQPPEVVVLTTFNADEHVLRALRAGASGFLLKDTPPADIVDAVRRVAAGDPVLSPAITQQLIAHVADSTRDTRRSRARKALGTLAEREREVAIAIGQGKPNADIATGLYMSIPTVKTHVSRILTKLGLNNRVQIALLAHDAGLLEDDAPDRRDQRES, from the coding sequence ATGACCATCCGTGTGCTTCTCGTTGACGACGATCCCCTGGTCCGCGCTGGACTGCGGCTCATGCTCAGTGCCGCAGCCGATATCGAGATCGCCGGGGAGGCGTCCGATGGCACCGAGGTGCTGCCACTGGTGGAAGAGCTCGCACCCCAGGTGGTGCTGATGGATATCCGGATGCCCGCCATGGATGGCCTCACCGCGACCGAGACACTGCGTGCGCGGCCCCAGCCGCCCGAGGTCGTCGTGCTGACCACCTTCAACGCCGACGAGCATGTGCTGCGCGCGCTGCGGGCCGGAGCCTCGGGCTTCCTGCTCAAGGACACCCCGCCCGCCGACATCGTCGACGCGGTACGACGGGTGGCGGCCGGGGACCCGGTGCTCTCCCCGGCCATCACCCAGCAGCTGATCGCACATGTCGCCGACAGCACCCGGGACACCCGCCGCTCCCGCGCCCGGAAGGCGCTTGGCACACTGGCGGAACGGGAGCGGGAGGTCGCCATCGCGATTGGCCAGGGCAAGCCGAACGCCGACATCGCCACCGGGCTCTATATGAGCATCCCCACCGTCAAGACCCATGTCTCCCGCATCCTCACCAAGCTCGGTCTCAACAACCGGGTGCAGATCGCGCTGCTGGCCCATGACGCGGGACTGCTGGAGGACGATGCGCCGGACAGGCGGGATCAGCGGGAATCCTGA
- a CDS encoding carboxyl transferase domain-containing protein, whose protein sequence is MTARAAIGAVAADFAELTVASAPQPADGPLGWAGYDAARDRAAERTGERESVVCGVAKVGGREAVLISFEFGFLGGSLGERTGDRLEAAHVRARELSLPVVSLIATGGSRMQEGMRALSQLQRVARQSALTRAARLPQIAVLRDPVTGGGWATLGAGADVILALPSAQIGFAGSRVRPADADPYAYCAEGQLAAGHIDQTVRPDELRPTLERWLSLLTTPAEGPVEPPSALGAAGLPVTGWEAVQRARGIERPRADAYLNAHFEVRAELSGDRCGGVDPGVRCGFGQRAGRTVGYAAQCGTATRPAGFRTAARLIRLADRLGIPVLTLVDTPGAANDAEAERSGAGAAIAECFAAVAEARTPVTSLVMGEGGSGGALALTAPGNTWVTPDSYFSVIAPELAAAILKRGPGQIRATADQLRPRPQDLVELGVVRGIVSTR, encoded by the coding sequence ATGACGGCGCGAGCGGCGATCGGGGCGGTCGCTGCGGACTTCGCGGAGCTGACCGTCGCCAGCGCACCGCAGCCCGCCGACGGACCGCTCGGCTGGGCGGGCTATGACGCCGCCCGGGACCGGGCCGCCGAGCGCACCGGCGAACGGGAGTCCGTGGTGTGCGGGGTGGCCAAGGTGGGTGGCCGGGAAGCGGTACTCATCTCCTTCGAGTTCGGCTTTCTGGGCGGCTCCCTCGGCGAGCGAACAGGTGACCGGCTGGAGGCCGCCCACGTCCGGGCCCGTGAGCTGTCGCTGCCGGTGGTATCCCTGATCGCCACCGGTGGCAGCCGGATGCAGGAGGGCATGCGGGCGCTCAGCCAGCTCCAGCGGGTGGCCCGTCAGTCGGCCCTCACCCGGGCCGCCCGGCTGCCGCAGATCGCCGTGCTGCGCGATCCGGTCACCGGCGGCGGCTGGGCCACGCTGGGCGCGGGCGCGGATGTGATCCTGGCCCTCCCCTCAGCACAGATCGGCTTCGCGGGCTCCCGGGTCCGTCCAGCGGACGCGGATCCGTACGCCTACTGCGCCGAGGGCCAGTTGGCGGCCGGTCATATCGATCAGACCGTCCGTCCCGATGAGCTCCGCCCCACGCTCGAGCGCTGGCTCTCCCTGCTGACGACCCCGGCCGAGGGTCCCGTCGAACCGCCGTCCGCGCTGGGCGCCGCAGGGCTGCCGGTAACCGGCTGGGAGGCGGTCCAGCGGGCACGCGGCATCGAGCGTCCGCGCGCCGACGCCTACCTGAACGCCCACTTCGAGGTGCGGGCCGAGCTCAGCGGTGACCGCTGCGGGGGCGTCGATCCTGGGGTGCGCTGCGGCTTCGGGCAGCGCGCGGGCCGTACGGTCGGCTACGCCGCCCAGTGCGGCACCGCGACCCGCCCGGCCGGGTTCCGCACCGCCGCCCGGCTGATACGGCTCGCCGACCGGCTGGGCATTCCCGTGCTCACCCTGGTCGACACCCCGGGTGCGGCCAATGACGCCGAGGCTGAACGGTCCGGTGCGGGTGCCGCGATCGCGGAGTGCTTCGCGGCCGTCGCCGAGGCCCGGACCCCGGTGACCTCGCTCGTCATGGGTGAGGGCGGCTCCGGCGGTGCGCTGGCACTCACCGCGCCGGGGAACACCTGGGTGACTCCGGACAGCTATTTCTCCGTCATCGCGCCCGAGCTGGCCGCCGCCATACTCAAACGCGGCCCCGGCCAGATCCGTGCGACGGCCGATCAGCTGCGGCCGCGCCCACAGGATCTGGTGGAGCTGGGAGTCGTTCGCGGAATCGTTTCCACCCGGTGA